Proteins from a single region of Palaemon carinicauda isolate YSFRI2023 chromosome 1, ASM3689809v2, whole genome shotgun sequence:
- the LOC137618728 gene encoding piggyBac transposable element-derived protein 4-like has translation MGLMDPYLNKGRNVTTDNYFTAVNLAKQLKIKVTIIIGTMNKIRREVPATVRTMKDNLYSTKLYKSGDMTLTVYQGKLKKNVVVFSTFHQDVSLENNAKKTPETIKFYNETKYRGNILDQMAQKYSVRTCTRRWPIHSFQITLDLAAINAWVIYKEETKEKIAGKEFLVELSEELANINI, from the coding sequence ATGGGACTAATGGATCCTTATTTGAACAAAGGGAGAAATgtcacaacagataattattttaCAGCGGTCAACTTAGCCAAGCAACTAAAGATAAAGGTAACCATTATCATAGGGACCatgaataaaataagaagagaagtgCCTGCGACAGTGAGAACCAtgaaagataatttgtattctaccAAGCTTTACAAGTCTGGTGACATGACTCTTACAGTTTATCAAGGAAAACTCAAAAAAAATGTTGTAGTTTTTAGCactttccatcaagatgtttctttagaaaataatgctaagaaaacaccGGAAACAATCAAATTTTACAACGAAACAAAATATAGAGGGAACATTTTGGACCAAATGGCTCAAAAGTATTCAGTGAGGACGTGCACAAGGCGATGGCCTATTCATTCCTTCCAAATAACCTTAGACCTGGCAGCTATAAATGCATGGGTTATCTACAAGgaagagacaaaagaaaaaattGCCGGGAAAGAATTCCTAGTAGAACTATCCGAAGAAttagcaaatataaatatttag